From one Triticum aestivum cultivar Chinese Spring chromosome 4B, IWGSC CS RefSeq v2.1, whole genome shotgun sequence genomic stretch:
- the LOC123089964 gene encoding uncharacterized protein, with the protein MIFVFRRDGMVHIYDLQGGQWVTGFQAAADTVNGFSFHPYLPLATTSARHRRFGMQDEFEEESSLAGDENCCSVWKFSCSQES; encoded by the exons ATGATTTTTGTGTTTCGACGGGACGGCATGGTCCATATTTATGACCTTCAAGGTGGCCAATGGGTGACAGGCTTCCAAGCAGCTGCTG ATACTGTCAACGgcttctccttccatccataccTTCCTCTTGCTACAACATCGGCTAGGCACAGAAGATTTGGTATGCAAGATGAATTTGAAGAGGAATCGAGTTTGGCAG GTGATGAGAACTGCTGCTCTGTCTGGAAGTTTTCTTGCTCACAAGAATCTTGA